A region of the Burkholderiales bacterium genome:
GTGTTGAAGAACTCCACGGGGCTGCGGCGTCGGCTTTCCGGGATGGGATGCGCGAAGCGAGCCGCGTCGAATAGCCGTTGCATATTCGCAAGGCGAGCGACAAAGCAGACCGCCCGGAAAGCCACGCCCCATCCGGGTTTGCACGAAAAATGTCCATCTGCTGCGTTGCGCTCCTCGGCATCGTAGTCCTGGCTACGACCTTCGTCGCGCGCCTTGCATCTGGGCATTTTTCGTGTCGAACGCGGCTCCCGGAGAGTTTTTCAACACCCTGCCAAGGTCTACGCCTGCTGCGGCGGCTCTTCGGCAAGCATCACCCGGTTGCGCCCCGTCTGCTTGGCGCGGTAGAGCGCGGCATCGGCCGCCTGAATCAATTCTTCGCCTTTGCGGCCGTGCTGCGGGAACACCGCCAGCCCCAGCGAGATGCTGACCACGCCCAGCGTTTGTCCGCCCGAGGCGACCTGCATGGCCTGTGCCGCTTCGCGCAGAAGTTCGGCGCGCTGGCGCGCGATGTTTAAATTCGCTTCCGGCAAAACCAGAACAAATTCCTCCCCGCCAAAACGGCAGGCCACGTCGCTGCCGCGGATTTGCCGCCCGATCAGTTGTGCCAGGCTGCGCAGCACTGCATCGCCCGCTTCATGACCGAAGGTGTCGTTGAAGCGCTTGAAGTGATCCACGTCGAGGATGATGACCGCCAGCGGGGTTTTCTTGCGCTCGGCGCGGGCGAGTTCGCGGGTGAGCGATTCTTCCAGGTAGCGCCGGTTGTGCAGCCCGGTGAGTGGATCGTGAATGGATTGCTGGCGCAGTGAATCGCGCAGCCGCAGATTGGCGATGGCGAGCGCGATCTGGTCGGCAAACGTCGCTGCCAGCAGCTCCGCCGCGGTTTCCCGCTGCGCCGCCTCCTCAGGGCTCGCTTCGGTGCCGAATTGCAGATGCAAAAGACCAAGGGTTTCGGAATGCACGACCATAGGCACGCACATGTAATGCAGCCGGGGAGCGCCCGCCGCCTTCACGTGCTCGCACTGCAATCCGGTGCGCGCATCGTCCACCCGGTGCAACTGCCCGCGGCGAAGTGCCCAGCATTCTTCCGGCGCGAACAGCGGGCCGCCGATTTCGGGCTCGCCCCAAGCCGCCACGTTTTCAAGGTAATTGTGCGAATCGTGCATGACGAAAAACACGCCCGCCTCGCCGGGAAAGAATTGTCTTCCAAACTGCGCGATGGCGTGATACGCCTCCACTGGCTCGAGGCAGGACTGCAAAACTTCGCTCATTTCGCTCAGCAAAGTGCTTTCGCGGTTGCGCCGCGTAAGCTCGCGCATTCCCCCTTGCAGCATTTCGTTGAGGTCCCGCAGAGCCCGCTTGTCCTGCGCGCTTTCCCGCAGATCGCTGTAACCAATGTAGAAAAACACTGCTAACAGCACCAGGTTGAGCAGCGCCGCTATGGCATAGGTGAAAAAGAGTTGGCGCGAGATGGTTTGGGTGGCTGCGTTGCGTTGCTCCATCAGCAGGCGCTCCTCCTGCTCGATTCCGCCGATAAGGCGGCGAATGTTGTCCATCGCAGTTTTGCCTCTGTGGGTGAGCACCACTTTTTGCGCGGCTTCGAAACCGATTTTTCCGCGTACCACGACGGTTTCGTTGAGTATGGCGATTTCAGCGCTTACCAGAGATTCAAGCTTGGCGAGATCCTTGGATTTCGGCATCGGGATGGTCGAACGCAGTTGCTTGAGCTTGTCGCCGATGCCGAGGAGGGCCGCGTTATAAGGCTCGAGATAGCGTTCATCGCCGGTGATAAGGTAGCCGCGCTGTCCGGTTTCGGCGTCGGTGAGCAGCTGCAATACTTCGCCCGAAACCCTGAGGCTATTCAGCAATTGCGCTGCTTCTTGGTGTGCGGTGATAAGCCGGTCGGTGTTCTGATAAGCGAGGTGGGAAACGAAGATGTTGACGGCAATCAACAGCAGCGCCAGGCCAAATCCAAGCAAGCTTCTTTTAGAGAAAAACCAATTCATGCGGTTGTGGAAGCCTGTGGCTGAATGTTAGAGGTTCTTAATCTTGTTTACTAAGGTAATTGCTGATGCGCACAAAATCGTCGCTGGACAGGTTTTCGGCGCGCAAACCGGGATCGAGGTCAAGCCTTTCGAAGTCCTGGGCGGCAAGATGGAACATAAGGGCGTTGCGCAAGGTTTTCCTGCGCTGGGTAAATGCGCGGGTCACGATTTTGGCGAAAAGTTCTTCATCTTTTGCCTGCAGTTCATGCGCTGCGCGAGGGATGAGACGGATCACGGCGGACTCGACTTTGGGCGCCGGGCGGAAGGCGTTGCTTGGCACGACCAGCAACTGCTCCATATTGTAGCGGTATTGTAGCATCACCGATAACCGGCCATAGGCCGCAGTCGACGGCGCGGCGGCCATGCGCTCCACCACTTCCTTTTGCAGCATGAGATGCAAATCGCTTATGCGCTGTGCGAAGCGGGTAAGATGAAACATGAGCGGCGAGGAAATATTGTAGGGAAGATTGCCGACCACGCGCAGATTTTCGCCCAAGCGGGCAAAATCGAAGCGCAAGGCATCGCTGTTGTGTATCGTGAGCCGTTCCGCGGAAAATTCTTGGGTTAGGCGCGCCACGATGTCGCGGTCGATTTCGATGACGTGGAGATGGTTAAGACGCGCCAGCAGCGGGCGCGTAAGCGCCCCCAGCCCTGGGCCAATTTCTACGATAGAATCTGCGCCTTGTGGAGAAATCGCAGCAACGATGGCGGATACGATTTGCTCGTCAATCAGGAAGTGCTGGCCAAAACGTTTTCTGGGGAAGTGTTGCATTAAACCGGTCGCAGGGAGTTTTCTCGTGTCGTATTCAGCCGGCGCTTTTCCTGTTCTGGCGTTTTTGTCCGTTCTTCACCAGCTGCAACGCCAGCTTGATGGCGGCGATGAGGCTGCCGCAGTCGATTTTTCCGGTCCCCGCCAGATCGAGGGCGGTGCCGTGGTCGACTGAAGTGCGGATGATGGGCAAGCCGAGCGTGACGTTGACCCCGGCGCCGAAGCTTGCATATTTCAACACCGGCAGGCCCTGGTCGTGATACATCGCCAGCACCGCGTCGCAGCGGTTTAACCGCTCGGGCGTAAACAGGGTGTCCGCGGGCAGCGGTCCCTGCACCTCAAAACCCTCGTGGCAGAGTTTTTTCACCACCGGGCTGATGATGCGCGCCTCCTCGGTTCCCAGATAACCGGATTCACCGGCATGCGGGTTCAAGCCCGCCACCAGTATGCGCGGCGCGGCGATGCCGAAACGCCGCACCAGGTCCCGGTGCAGGATGCGCAACACGCGCTCCAGTCCTTCTTGGGTCAGCGCCGCCGGCACGTCTTTCAAAGCCAGGTGGGTGGTGGCGAGCGCCACCCGCAAGCCGCCGCCGCAGAGCATCATCACCCCTTCGGGTGTGCCGGTTTTTTCCGCGAGATATTCGGTATGCCCGGTAAAGACGATGCCGGCATCGTTAATCACGCTCTTTTGCAACGGCGCGGTCACCATGGCGTCGAATTGTCCGCTGAGGCAGCCCCGTATCGCCCGGTCCAGCGTGCGAAGTACGTAAGCGCTGTTGGCCGGATTAAGTTTCCCCGGGGGCGCGGGCTCCTTGAGCGGCTCGTGCAGCACATACAGGTTTCCGGGTGCGGCCGCTTCCCCTTGCCCGCTGAAATCCACCAGTTTGATTTTTTTCTTGAGCAGTCCGGCGCGCTGGACGAGAAGGGTTTTATCCGTGACGATGACGATGCGGGCCGGCAACTTGTGGCCCGCTACAAGCGTGCACAAATCGGGGCCGATGCCCGCCGGCTCGCCTGCGGTCACGGCAATGGTGGGCAACGATGTGGCGCGAGACATGGGTTAAACCGCAGAGACGAACGCAGAGTTTAATGCGAGTTTTCTCTGCGCCTCTGCGGTGAGTTTATTTATCTTCCAACCGATATTCCACGTAAGCGCGGTCGCGCAACTGGCGCAGCCATTCTTCGTGGGCTTCGTCCGCCTTGCGGGCGCGCAAGGTCTGGCGCGCAAGCAGGCGCTGCTGATCCTTGCTGATGTCCTG
Encoded here:
- the pdxA gene encoding 4-hydroxythreonine-4-phosphate dehydrogenase PdxA, with product MSRATSLPTIAVTAGEPAGIGPDLCTLVAGHKLPARIVIVTDKTLLVQRAGLLKKKIKLVDFSGQGEAAAPGNLYVLHEPLKEPAPPGKLNPANSAYVLRTLDRAIRGCLSGQFDAMVTAPLQKSVINDAGIVFTGHTEYLAEKTGTPEGVMMLCGGGLRVALATTHLALKDVPAALTQEGLERVLRILHRDLVRRFGIAAPRILVAGLNPHAGESGYLGTEEARIISPVVKKLCHEGFEVQGPLPADTLFTPERLNRCDAVLAMYHDQGLPVLKYASFGAGVNVTLGLPIIRTSVDHGTALDLAGTGKIDCGSLIAAIKLALQLVKNGQKRQNRKSAG
- a CDS encoding diguanylate cyclase gives rise to the protein MNWFFSKRSLLGFGLALLLIAVNIFVSHLAYQNTDRLITAHQEAAQLLNSLRVSGEVLQLLTDAETGQRGYLITGDERYLEPYNAALLGIGDKLKQLRSTIPMPKSKDLAKLESLVSAEIAILNETVVVRGKIGFEAAQKVVLTHRGKTAMDNIRRLIGGIEQEERLLMEQRNAATQTISRQLFFTYAIAALLNLVLLAVFFYIGYSDLRESAQDKRALRDLNEMLQGGMRELTRRNRESTLLSEMSEVLQSCLEPVEAYHAIAQFGRQFFPGEAGVFFVMHDSHNYLENVAAWGEPEIGGPLFAPEECWALRRGQLHRVDDARTGLQCEHVKAAGAPRLHYMCVPMVVHSETLGLLHLQFGTEASPEEAAQRETAAELLAATFADQIALAIANLRLRDSLRQQSIHDPLTGLHNRRYLEESLTRELARAERKKTPLAVIILDVDHFKRFNDTFGHEAGDAVLRSLAQLIGRQIRGSDVACRFGGEEFVLVLPEANLNIARQRAELLREAAQAMQVASGGQTLGVVSISLGLAVFPQHGRKGEELIQAADAALYRAKQTGRNRVMLAEEPPQQA
- the rsmA gene encoding 16S rRNA (adenine(1518)-N(6)/adenine(1519)-N(6))-dimethyltransferase RsmA; the encoded protein is MQHFPRKRFGQHFLIDEQIVSAIVAAISPQGADSIVEIGPGLGALTRPLLARLNHLHVIEIDRDIVARLTQEFSAERLTIHNSDALRFDFARLGENLRVVGNLPYNISSPLMFHLTRFAQRISDLHLMLQKEVVERMAAAPSTAAYGRLSVMLQYRYNMEQLLVVPSNAFRPAPKVESAVIRLIPRAAHELQAKDEELFAKIVTRAFTQRRKTLRNALMFHLAAQDFERLDLDPGLRAENLSSDDFVRISNYLSKQD